From Triticum urartu cultivar G1812 chromosome 2, Tu2.1, whole genome shotgun sequence, a single genomic window includes:
- the LOC125540603 gene encoding uncharacterized protein LOC125540603, with amino-acid sequence MEAVISVVTGELVSRFISFLKNKYNSSLSRAQSEKMEERLQDLLMRVSIVIEEADVQYITNSGMLLQLKMLSGAMYKGYCMLDTLRFQNHQESACFDQVRINDSSSNNLYLSIPFKRSRTKTEMDDKAMRLESDGALESLEIVVANMTEFVVFLGGCERMSRRPYDIYLHTNNFMFSRHAEKQNLLTFLLEHNDFHAPAVLPIIGGVGVGKKTLVAHVCADERVRSQFSTTLHLNGDNLLTVLDHGGTMFGMILVVIEFVSDIGDDDSKKFHLFLVRMNRGSKIIIISKLKGLARFGSVHPIFLSVLSYDEFRYLFKTLAFGSVDPAEHPRLLELADEFANQLHNKQGSLVAINTFSHVLRMNLTTQFWCCIFDKMTRHVKRNLYIHGAHPSKLMEQGLPVDITDFALHPLTMTSYTSNIPIKEESPSVTFAELLANPSVRPEGDFTLIRYESRIPPHKSFVHLVTSRAQDTHEGSSTLPGRKRRGVPI; translated from the coding sequence ATGGAGGCTGTCATATCCGTAGTCACGGGTGAACTAGTGAGTCGTTTCATCTCCTTCCTCAAAAACAAGTACAACTCCTCCTTGAGCCGTGCACAATCAGAGAAGATGGAGGAGAGATTGCAGGACCTCCTGATGAGAGTCAGCATCGTCATCGAGGAGGCGGATGTGCAGTACATAACCAACTCTGGGATGTTATTGCAGCTCAAAATGCTCTCAGGGGCCATGTACAAAGGATACTGCATGCTGGACACCCTGAGGTTCCAGAACCACCAAGAGAGTGCATGCTTTGACCAGGTTAGAATCAACGACTCATCTAGCAACAACTTGTATTTATCCATTCCTTTCAAGCGTTCTCGGACAAAAACtgagatggatgacaaggccatGCGCCTCGAGTCAGATGGTGCCTTGGAAAGCTTAGAAATTGTTGTTGCTAATATGACAGAATTTGTTGTGTTTCTGGGTGGATGTGAGCGCATGTCTCGTAGGCCATATGACATTTATCTTCACACCAACAACTTCATGTTCAGCCGACATGCTGAAAAGCAAAATCTCTTGACCTTCTTGTTGGAGCACAACGATTTTCATGCACCAGCAGTTCTTCCAATCATAGGTGGTGTTGGAGTTGGGAAGAAAACATTGGTTGCTCATGTGTGTGCAGACGAAAGGGTTCGCTCACAATTCTCCACTACTTTGCACTTGAATGGAGACAACCTCTTGACGGTACTTGACCATGGAGGAACCATGTTTGGGATGATCTTGGTAGTTATAGAGTTTGTTTCTGATATAGGCGATGATGACTCGAAAAAGTTTCACTTGTTTCTCGTAAGAATGAACAGAGGAAGCAAGATCATCATCATAAGTAAACTTAAAGGATTAGCCCGGTTTGGATCGGTGCATCCTATTTTCTTAAGTGTTTTGTCTTATGATGAGTTTAGGTATCTTTTTAAGACCCTAGCATTCGGGAGCGTAGACCCTGCAGAACATCCACGACTACTGGAATTAGCAGATGAGTTTGCCAATCAGCTGCACAATAAGCAAGGTTCACTTGTAGCAATAAATACGTTCTCACATGTGTTGAGAATGAACCTCACTACTCAGTTTTGGTGTTGCATATTTGACAAGATGACAAGGCATGTTAAAAGAAACCTCTACATACATGGTGCACACCCCAGCAAGCTTATGGAACAAGGCCTTCCAGTCGACATAACGGACTTTGCTTTGCATCCACTTACCATGACAAGTTATACAAGTAATATTCCAATCAAGGAGGAATCACCAAGTGTGACATTTGCAGAGCTTCTAGCAAATCCTAGTGTTAGACCAGAAGGAGACTTCACTCTAATTAGATATGAATCAAGGATACCCCCTCATAAATCATTTGTTCATTTGGTTACAAGCCGTGCTCAGGATACACATGAAGGTAGTAGTACCTTGCCAGGGAGAAAGCGACGGGGTGTGCCAATCTAA
- the LOC125540604 gene encoding uncharacterized protein LOC125540604 isoform X2: MEAAMSAVAGELLSRFISFLINKYHYSSHTQSEKAVERLQHLLMRACTIVEEADTRYITNSGMMMQLKMLSEAMYRGYSVMDALRYQTLQDSAGFDEQNPPGDAPLVLPIIGGAKVGKKTLVAHACGDARVRSRFSSVLHLNGDNLLRILDHGKTMFGLTMLVVIEFASDVCDADWKKFQSFFIRMDRGSKIIIISKLKILARFGSVKPIFLKVLSYDEMRYLFKAMAFGSVDPEEHPQLVQIADEFVKVVHDVRGSLVEINVFADVLRRNLNVQFWRCILNKGVRYFRRNLSIYGVHPGILIEQGHLVDISDFALHPLSMTLGEPPLNVSIKGEPPPSVILGELLANPSVRPEGDFTLIAWKSRIAPHKSFTHYVTSHAPETYEGAKLEGSALPRRKRRGVPI; this comes from the exons ATGGAGGCTGCCATGTCTGCAGTTGCAGGTGAACTCCTAAGCCGGTTCATCTCCTTCCTGATCAACAAGTACCACTACTCCAGCCATACACAATCAGAGAAGGCGGTGGAGAGGTTGCAGCATCTTCTGATGAGAGCTTGCACCATCGTCGAGGAGGCGGACACACGATACATAACCAACTCTGGGATGATGATGCAGCTCAAGATGCTCTCAGAGGCCATGTACAGAGGATACAGCGTGATGGATGCCTTGAGGTACCAAACCCTCCAGGACAGTGCAGGCTTCGACGAG CAAAACCCTCCTGGTGATGCACCGCTTGTTCTTCCGATCATAGGTGGTGCCAAAGTTGGGAAGAAAACTTTGGTTGCTCATGCATGTGGCGACGCAAGGGTTCGCTCACGCTTTTCTTCTGTATTGCACTTGAATGGAGACAACCTATTGAGAATACTTGACCATGGAAAGACCATGTTTGGGTTGACGATGTTGGTTGTTATTGAGTTTGCTTCTGATGTCTGCGATGCTGACTGGAAAAAGTTTCAATCATTTTTCATAAGAATGGACAGAGGGAGTAAGATCATAATCATAAGTAAGCTTAAAATATTAGCCCGGTTTGGATCAGTGAAACCAATTTTCCTTAAGGTTCTATCTTATGATGAGATGAGGTACCTTTTCAAGGCAATGGCATTCGGGAGCGTAGACCCCGAAGAACATCCACAGCTAGTACAAATAGCAGATGAATTTGTTAAGGTGGTGCATGATGTGCGAGGTTCACTCGTCGAAATAAATGTGTTTGCGGATGTGCTGAGAAGGAACCTCAATGTTCAATTTTGGCGTTGCATATTGAACAAGGGGGTAAGATACTTTAGAAGGAACCTCTCCATATATGGTGTGCACCCTGGCATTCTTATAGAACAAGGCCATCTAGTGGACATTTCTGACTTTGCTCTGCATCCACTTAGCATGACATTAGGGGAACCGCCACTTAATGTTTCAATCAAGGGGGAACCGCCACCAAGTGTTATATTGGGGGAACTTCTAGCAAATCCTAGCGTGAGACCGGAAGGAGACTTCACCTTAATTGCATGGAAATCAAGGATAGCGCCTCATAAATCATTCACTCATTATGTTACAAGTCATGCTCCAGAAACATATGAAGGTGCCAAGTTGGAAGGTAGTGCCTTGCCAAGGAGGAAGCGACGAGGAGTGCCAATCTAA
- the LOC125540604 gene encoding uncharacterized protein LOC125540604 isoform X1: MEAAMSAVAGELLSRFISFLINKYHYSSHTQSEKAVERLQHLLMRACTIVEEADTRYITNSGMMMQLKMLSEAMYRGYSVMDALRYQTLQDSAGFDEVSTNDTSSSSLHFTIPFKRSRTITQKDGKAMRHEPYGALERLEVALANMAEFVVLLGGCERMSRRPYDLYLYTDNFMFGRHTEKQYLLSFLLQQNPPGDAPLVLPIIGGAKVGKKTLVAHACGDARVRSRFSSVLHLNGDNLLRILDHGKTMFGLTMLVVIEFASDVCDADWKKFQSFFIRMDRGSKIIIISKLKILARFGSVKPIFLKVLSYDEMRYLFKAMAFGSVDPEEHPQLVQIADEFVKVVHDVRGSLVEINVFADVLRRNLNVQFWRCILNKGVRYFRRNLSIYGVHPGILIEQGHLVDISDFALHPLSMTLGEPPLNVSIKGEPPPSVILGELLANPSVRPEGDFTLIAWKSRIAPHKSFTHYVTSHAPETYEGAKLEGSALPRRKRRGVPI, encoded by the coding sequence ATGGAGGCTGCCATGTCTGCAGTTGCAGGTGAACTCCTAAGCCGGTTCATCTCCTTCCTGATCAACAAGTACCACTACTCCAGCCATACACAATCAGAGAAGGCGGTGGAGAGGTTGCAGCATCTTCTGATGAGAGCTTGCACCATCGTCGAGGAGGCGGACACACGATACATAACCAACTCTGGGATGATGATGCAGCTCAAGATGCTCTCAGAGGCCATGTACAGAGGATACAGCGTGATGGATGCCTTGAGGTACCAAACCCTCCAGGACAGTGCAGGCTTCGACGAGGTTAGCACTAACGACACATCTAGCAGCAGCTTGCATTTCACCATTCCTTTCAAGCGTTCTCGAACAATAACTCAGAAAGATGGCAAGGCCATGCGCCATGAGCCATATGGTGCCTTGGAAAGATTAGAAGTTGCTCTTGCTAATATGGCAGAATTTGTTGTGCTTCTGGGTGGATGCGAACGCATGTCTCGCAGGCCGTACGACCTTTATCTTTACACCGACAACTTCATGTTCGGCCGACACACTGAAAAACAATATCTTTTGAGCTTCTTGTTGCAGCAAAACCCTCCTGGTGATGCACCGCTTGTTCTTCCGATCATAGGTGGTGCCAAAGTTGGGAAGAAAACTTTGGTTGCTCATGCATGTGGCGACGCAAGGGTTCGCTCACGCTTTTCTTCTGTATTGCACTTGAATGGAGACAACCTATTGAGAATACTTGACCATGGAAAGACCATGTTTGGGTTGACGATGTTGGTTGTTATTGAGTTTGCTTCTGATGTCTGCGATGCTGACTGGAAAAAGTTTCAATCATTTTTCATAAGAATGGACAGAGGGAGTAAGATCATAATCATAAGTAAGCTTAAAATATTAGCCCGGTTTGGATCAGTGAAACCAATTTTCCTTAAGGTTCTATCTTATGATGAGATGAGGTACCTTTTCAAGGCAATGGCATTCGGGAGCGTAGACCCCGAAGAACATCCACAGCTAGTACAAATAGCAGATGAATTTGTTAAGGTGGTGCATGATGTGCGAGGTTCACTCGTCGAAATAAATGTGTTTGCGGATGTGCTGAGAAGGAACCTCAATGTTCAATTTTGGCGTTGCATATTGAACAAGGGGGTAAGATACTTTAGAAGGAACCTCTCCATATATGGTGTGCACCCTGGCATTCTTATAGAACAAGGCCATCTAGTGGACATTTCTGACTTTGCTCTGCATCCACTTAGCATGACATTAGGGGAACCGCCACTTAATGTTTCAATCAAGGGGGAACCGCCACCAAGTGTTATATTGGGGGAACTTCTAGCAAATCCTAGCGTGAGACCGGAAGGAGACTTCACCTTAATTGCATGGAAATCAAGGATAGCGCCTCATAAATCATTCACTCATTATGTTACAAGTCATGCTCCAGAAACATATGAAGGTGCCAAGTTGGAAGGTAGTGCCTTGCCAAGGAGGAAGCGACGAGGAGTGCCAATCTAA